The Fusarium oxysporum Fo47 chromosome II, complete sequence genome includes a region encoding these proteins:
- a CDS encoding uncharacterized protein (of unknown function-domain containing protein), with amino-acid sequence MQLSTFVTSVLAVTASAAPTYPTVTVTDAGSAIDALGSLSGYFNLVADKVKAVKSYGMAPVCDLSQAKMPLDGQLPPPAKGLKLAHVAIGRGTQNYTCDTSKPSSAPVATGAVATLFNGSCVAAMYPDLIERIPGMAVHFPLSDANKLGPASLAESGHHYFTADGVPFFDLRTPNQDIGEAPCAKNSSAPAPSLSAKGQLGENAVPWLRLTTIEGATHKMKEVYRTTTAGGSAPATCQGMDAEFEVQYATLYWFWAGDIEEDDA; translated from the exons ATGCAATTATCAACATTTGTCACTTCCGTCCTCGCGGTGACTGCCTCTGCAGCACCAACCTATCCTACTGTTACTGTCACCGATGCTGGATCCGCCATTGACGCATTAGGGTCATTGTCTGGTTACTTCAATTTGGTTGCGGATAAGGTCAAGGCAGTCAAGTCATATGGAATGGCTCCTGTCTGTGATCTCTCACAAGCTAAGATGCCTCTTG ATGGCCAACTACCTCCGCCAGCCAAGGGCCTGAAGCTGGCTCATGTCGCTATCGGCCGTGGTACGCAAAACTATACATGCGATACCAGCAAGCCTTCATCAGCCCCCGTTGCTACTGGTGCTGTAGCCACTCTCTTCAACGGCAGTTGCGTCGCCGCTATGTACCCAGATCTGATCGAACGCATCCCTGGAATGGCCGTTCACTTCCCTCTGTCAGATGCCAACAAGCTTGGCCCTGCATCTCTCGCTGAGTCTGGTCACCATTATTTCACCGCCGACGGTGTGCCCTTCTTCGACCTCCGCACACCCAACCAAGACATTGGTGAGGCTCCATGTGCAAAGAACAGCAGCGCTCCTGCTCCATCTCTCTCTGCCAAGGGACAGCTTGGTGAGAATGCTGTGCCATGGCTCAGACTCACCACCATTGAGGGTGCTACCcacaagatgaaggaagTCTACCGAACTACAACAGCTGGTGGCAGCGCCCCTGCAACTTGCCAGGGTATGGATGCTGAATTCGAGGTTCAATATGCCACATT ATATTGGTTCTGGGCTGGCGATattgaagaagacgatgcGTAA
- a CDS encoding CORVET complex subunit VPS3 — translation MTSDGSGDGPSITSPGLTSREVGPYVLRTLLDEVPLSADGSKDDIKINCVDYLDANLYVGTSASELLHFVQIPPDPNDRSGQPVYILASRLCPQYVETPGTPNSRPGVQQILLLPRVGKACILCNWTVTFYSLPELSPVFGTTLVKNCSWIGGIDLNEPLFDDGSAERGGGVTILLSLMRKIQVVRVGEDARAFKKIDFSGSTLSVRRDSIACVADSKSYALIDVEQQLKIPLMSISSLEETTSPSEIGHAQSIGADTTSGLLRSSSSTGNRTSSEAPSHSRSTSLGGSILDSIRRQDHRGNEGEDFLGRNTSPQPSISPRPSMERASTPNPPSLDKPLPAAPSPSSTPSQSTDPRPRPGSVFLKPHITSPTPDEFLIVTGTDPLEPGIGMFVNLDGDPTRPTLEFTRYPKEVVVDSPPLDANSSQPSSMQEEDGYVLASMTREKDGLEYGLEIQRFDAGSDPNPQKFWLTAREADGVYGIRSLAGSEETRFDEIVQKLSQRRYTPFSVSISPGTPDPSSSAKTPDSRTALSIEHLSKEKELFDRNIDSQDEESLPEEWEANRNAEGEEFARQLAKAQARLAVWSGSRIWWAIRNPLLIQLDAALEAACVGDIFNPAELDRQAIFTTINSIRGREPQSELEFMTYGYIRQKAGILLLTNLLKSPEDKQFTEKDMKALEEVLIESGLDPRVVLSLIPSVRNEIIEGSRGIWIYGGVRRTADAYLRSREFQMTSKDSIGTLEPRTMHFLRRFLGTWRKKKGFGSVADEREVFHTVDAALLLVLLEIDQHSPKGLGKGGVVRSELYEIVDKGVDCFDRAVDLLETYHRLFVLSRLYQSRKLSGDVLATWRRIIEGEQDVGQELREGEQRVREYLTKISSQALVQEYGVWLANRNPKLGVQVFTEDKGRAPKFEPAQAVAILREEAPDAVKYYLEHLVFGKGHTTYINDLMAYYLDVVVYDLESSDESQTLVRATYEAYRALQPPKPAYSHFLRDNAPDDNEVWHSRLRLLQLLGEANDYDAAAIRDRISKLPDDLLVPETIILAGRECKHDDALRLLVHNLGDYDTAVSYCLRGGASTTGAAPSQRPSFEEQRRLFNVVLHELLTLENISDRVEQTGALLERFGGWFEIDDVLSLIPDDWSVDIIAGFLVGALKRLVGERHEAMLTRALSGAQNLRVSYDRVAKIDEKGPSIEASN, via the exons ATGACATCAGATGGCTCAGGCGATGGGCCTTCAATTACAAGCCCAGGGCTAACCAGTCGCGAGGTTGGCCCTTATGTTCTCAGGACTTTATTGGACGAGGTACCACTTTCTGCAGACGGCTCCaaagatgatatcaagatcAACTGCGTAGACTATCTAG ATGCGAATCTGTACGTTGGCACATCTGCCTCAGAGCTGCTTCACTTCGTACAAATTCCACCAGACCCAAACGATCGATCTGGGCAACCCGTTTATATCCTCGCATCTCGACTATGTCCTCAATATGTCGAAACTCCAGGCACTCCGAACTCGCGACCCGGCGTTCAGCAAATCCTCCTACTACCTCGTGTCGGCAAAGCATGTATTCTATGCAATTGGACCGTCACTTTCTATTCCCTTCCCGAACTTAGCCCTGTTTTTGGAACAACTCTAGTCAAGAACTGTAGTTGGATAGGTGGCATTGATCTGAATGAGCCCTTGTTCGACGATGGAAGTGCAGAGAGAGGCGGAGGTGTCACTATCCTCCTCTCTCTTATGCGAAAGATCCAAGTCGTGCGTGTGGGCGAGGACGCGCGCGCTTTTAAG AAAATCGACTTCTCTGGAAGCACCCTGTCAGTCCGTAGGGACTCAATCGCTTGTGTGGCAGACTCTAAGTCGTATGCGCTTATCGATGTGGAACAACAACTCAAGATCCCCTTGATGAGCATTTCATCCTTGGAAGAAACAACTTCGCCCAGTGAAATTGGACATGCTCAAAGCATTGGAGCGGATACAACAAGTGGGCTACTCCGAAGCTCCTCTTCGACCGGAAACCGCACATCTAGCGAAGCCCCAAGCCATAGTCGGAGCACAAGCTTGGGAGGTTCAATATTGGACAGTATCCgtcgacaagatcatcgTGGCAACGAAGGTGAAGATTTCCTTGGTCGCAATACCTCGCCGCAGCCATCAATAAGCCCCAGGCCATCAATGGAGAGagcttcaacaccaaatCCTCCTTCGCTCGATAAACCTCTCCCAGCTGCACCTTCGCCATCAAGCACTCCTTCTCAGTCGACTGACCCTCGGCCAAGACCTGGCTCCGTTTTTCTCAAGCCTCACATCACTTCTCCGACCCCTGACGAATTCCTGATTGTCACTGGAACTGACCCTTTGGAGCCGGGGATCGGCATGTTTGTAAATCTGGATGGCGATCCTACGAGGCCTACTCTCGAGTTTACCAGATACCCCAAAGAAGTCGTCGTAGATAGCCCGCCTTTAGATGCCAACTCATCACAACCATCGTCGatgcaggaagaagatggttaTGTTCTAGCCTCGATGACGAGAGAAAAGGATGGCTTGGAATATGGGCTAGAGATCCAAAGATTTGACGCGGGCTCAGACCCAAACCCACAGAAGTTCTGGTTGACAGCTAGAGAAGCTGATGGGGTCTATGGCATTCGTTCCCTTGCTGGCAGCGAAGAAACGCGATTTGATGAAATTGTTCAGAAATTGTCGCAAAGGCGATACACACCTTTCTCTGTTTCAATATCGCCTGGTACCCCtgatccttcatcttcagccaaGACACCAGACTCGAGGACAGCGTTGTCAATAGAACACCTCTCGAAAGAGAAAGAGCTCTTTGACAGAAACATTGACTCACAGGACGAGGAATCATTGCCAGAAGAATGGGAGGCAAATCGTAATGCAGAAGGCGAGGAATTTGCTCGACAACTTGCCAAGGCTCAGGCAAGACTGGCAGTCTGGAGTGGAAGCCGCATCTGGTGGGCTATTCGCAATCCTTTACTTATACAACTTGACGCCGCCTTGGAAGCAGCTTGTGTCGGAGATATTTTTAACCCTGCCGAGCTGGACAGACAGGCGATATTCACCACTATTAACTCTATCAGGGGCCGGGAACCGCAAAGCGAGTTGGAATTTATGACTTATGGATATATACGGCAGAAAGCTGGCATCTTGCTTTTGACGAACTTATTAAAGTCTCCTGAAGACAAGCAGTTCACGGAAAAAGACATGAAAGCTCTTGAAGAAGTGCTGATCGAGAGTGGTCTTGACCCCAGAGTGGTTCTTTCGCTGATTCCTAGCGTTCGAAACGAGATAATAGAAGGCTCACGCGGGATCTGGATATATGGCGGCGTGAGGAGAACCGCCGATGCTTACCTCAGAAGCAGGGAGTTCCAGATGACATCAAAGGACAGTATTGGAACACTGGAGCCGAGGACGATGCACTTTCTTCGAAGATTTCTTGGAACATGGCGCAAGAAGAAAGGATTCGGCAGTGTGGCCGACGAGAGAGAAGTGTTTCATACAGTTGATGCCGCGCTGCTGCTCGTGCTTCTCGAGATTGATCAACACTCACCCAAGGGGTTGGGCAAGGGAGGCGTTGTGAGATCTGAGCTATACGAGATTGTGGATAAGGGCGTCGACTGCTTTGACCGCGCAGTCGATTTACTCGAAACATACCATCGACTCTTCGTGCTAAGTCGCCTGTACCAGAGCCGGAAACTGTCAGGAGATGTTCTGGCCACTTGGAGGCGGATTATCGAAGGCGAGCAGGACGTAGGGCAGGAACTCCGTGAAGGAGAGCAGCGAGTTCGCGAGTATCTGACCAAGATCAGCAGCCAGGCTCTTGTCCAAGAATATGGTGTGTGGCTTGCAAATCGCAACCCAAAGCTTGGTGTTCAAGTTTTTACTGAAGACAAGGGACGAGCACCCAAATTTGAGCCCGCGCAAGCCGTTGCAATCTTGCGAGAGGAAGCACCTGATGCAGTAAAGTACTACCTCGAGCACTTGGTCTTTGGTAAAGGCCATACCACCTATATCAACGATCTGATGGCGTACTACCTTGACGTGGTCGTTTACGATTTAGAGTCATCTGATGAGAGCCAAACTTTGGTCAGAGCGACATATGAGGCATACCGCGCTTTGCAGCCTCCTAAGCCTGCATACAGCCACTTCCTTCGGGACAACGCCCCAGACGACAACGAGGTCTGGCACAGCCGTTTGAGGCTACTTCAACTCTTGGGCGAAGCCAATGATTATGACGCAGCAGCAATAAGAGATCGAATCTCTAAACTGCCTGATGATCTTTTGGTGCCCGAGACCATCATACTTGCTGGCCGAGAATGCAAACACGACGATGCCCTACGCCTTCTGGTCCACAACTTGGGCGACTATGATACCGCAGTTTCATATTGTCTACGAGGTGGCGCAAGCACAACTGGCGCAGCTCCATCTCAACGACCATCTTTTGAGGAACAACGCCGCCTTTTTAACGTTGTTCTCCATGAGTTGCTCACTCTTGAAAACATCAGCGATCGTGTCGAGCAGACTGGAGCGCTCCTGGAGCGGTTTGGCGGCTGGTTCGAGATTGACGACGTACTCAGTCTTATCCCTGATGACTGGTCTGTCGACATTATCGCAGGCTTCTTAGTTGGAGCACTTAAGCGTCTTGTGGGAGAGCGGCACGAAGCGATGCTGACCCGCGCCCTGAGCGGAGCGCAAAACTTGCGCGTAAGCTACGATCGTGTTGCcaagattgatgagaaggggCCGAGCATTGAAGCTTCGAATTAA
- a CDS encoding ribosomal protein L22/L17, giving the protein MVRYAATEIQSSKSARARGAYLRVSFKNTRETAQAINGWKLQRAVTFLENVKEHKEAVPMRRYAGSTGRTAQGKQFGVSKARWPVKSAEFLLGLLKNAEANADAKGLDTGALIVKHIQVNQAPKQRRRTYRAHGRINPYMSNPCHIELILTEGEEVVQKSDAVVEREHLNSRQRGARLRKAIAAA; this is encoded by the exons ATG GTTCGATACGCTGCCACCGAGATCCAGTCCTCGAAGTCGGCCCGCGCCCGCGGTGCCTACCTCCGAGTGTCTTTCAAGAACACTCGCGAGACCGCCCAGGCCATCAACGGCTGGAAGCTTCAGCGCGCTGTTACCTTCCTCGAGAACGTCAAGGAGCACAAGGAGGCCGTCCCCATGCGACGATATGCTGGCAGCACTGGCCGCACCGCCCAAG GCAAGCAGTTCGGTGTCTCCAAGGCTCGATGGCCCGTCAAGTCCGCCGAGTTCCTCCTCGGTCTCCTCAAGAACGCTGAGGCCAACGCTGATGCCAAGGGTCTCGACACCGGTGCCCTGATTGTCAAGCACATCCAGGTCAACCAAGCCCCCAAGCAGCGACGAAGGACATACCGTGCCCACGGTCGT ATCAACCCCTACATGTCCAACCCCTGCCACATCGAGCTCATCCTGACCGAGGGTGAGGAGGTTGTCCAGAAGTCCGATGCTGTTGTCGAGCGCGAGCACCTCAACTCGCGCCAGCGCGGTGCCCGTCTCCGCAAGGCTATCGCCGCCGCTTAA
- a CDS encoding CASP C terminal-domain-containing protein translates to MTDAAVEAALASTTEAPTPAPTFEGENKFQHAISAWRTIDLTTLVSNLDNTASDIVAYQRDSTVQRKELAQKTKEFRKLDDAAKLTEIKGLLKSYQTFIDLLTNHSKSVNSAFLQTYASFSDAPDPYPLLEASVDSMLLSEDTLPKITEENQHLQENVSNLSSQLEETESKLQNERKVRRELEENLESRVKEVETSWNAVLEEKTDNWEAKEKALEDKLEKQERLLTEMRASYEVNQRLGKNGDDQEAHRNHVSSAELEMLHADLDRTSSRLAEVEARNEQMRLELAQAKSSAQQQPETSLEDDPGYMRVRSENQSMIRKLDAARVEKEGLKRELDGKLRSIEREVNTLKEERDTLKSKVQKWSDYEDIKQELEVLKSIEFSTGDDDEVREHLEAKDAEGNSLEKLLLARNKKLGDELTVLRVSHNDLQSRLEDLQEELSKTNAELERAQKLNQKLESDLETIQEEGANAFPSGASVAGTYVTRAMGRKSGRISPTSSIISGMDPRMGGGEPGERVYGGGSGMLPMVTAQRDRYKKKNAELEEELSDTHRTVSQLRQEVAALQKDNLNLYEKTRYVSTYNRGGGAATSSAYGANPNPSTVSIGETGNPGIAMDRYRQAYESNISPFAAFRGRESARAYKRMSLPERAVYSLTRTVLASRTSRNLFAAYCVALHLLVFVTLYWLGSSDVQRVTHLESAAAAAAGVAGGSLGSPMDGAPKDPAK, encoded by the exons ATGACTGACGCAGCCGTCGAAGCCGCTCTGGCGAGCACAACTGAAGCCCCTACGCCTGCGCCCACCTTTGAAGGAGAGAACAAATTTCAGCATGCGATATCAGCATGGAGAA CCATCGATCTCACAACCCTTGTGTCGAATCTAGACAATACGGCTTCAGACATTGTCGCATACCAGCGGGACTCAACTGTCCAACGTAAAGAACTCGCACAAAAAACTAAAGAATTCCGCAAGCTCGACGATGCGGCCAAGCTTACAGAAATCAAGGGACTATTGAAAT CCTATCAGACCTTTATCGACCTCCTTACGAACCACTCCAAGTCTGTCAACTCGGCATTTCTTCAAACATATGCATCTTTCTCTGATGCTCCAGACCCGTACCCACTTCTTGAGGCCTCAGTCGATTCTATGCTCTTGTCCGAAGACACCTTACCAAAGATTACCGAAGAAAACCAGCACCTCCAAGAAAATGTTTCAAATCTTTCGAGTCAACTGGAAGAGACCGAATCAAAGCTTCAGAATGAACGAAAGGTTCGAAGAGAGTTAGAGGAGAACCTAGAGAGCCGTGTTAAGGAAGTTGAGACGTCGTGGAACGCTGTGCTAGAGGAGAAGACGGATAACTGGGAGGCCAAAGAGAAGGCATTGGAAGATAAACTGGAGAAGCAAGAGCGCCTTCTGACCGAGATGCGCGCAAGTTACGAGGTCAACCAGCGCCTGGGCAAGAATGGCGACGACCAGGAGGCTCATCGCAACCATGTCTCGAGCGCTGAGCTTGAGATGCTCCACGCAGATTTGGATCGCACAAGCTCTCGCCtggctgaggttgaggcaCGAAACGAACAAATGCGGCTGGAGCTGGCACAAGCCAAGTCATCAGCCCAACAACAACCTGAGACAAGTCTTGAGGACGATCCGGGATATATGCGTGTGAGGTCAGAGAACCAGTCTATGATCCGCAAGCTGGATGCCGCCCGTGTGGAGAAGGAGGGTCTCAAACGAGAATTGGATGGCAAGTTGCGATCTATCGAAAGAGAAGTGAACACCCTCAAGGAGGAGAGGGACACATTGAAGAGCAAGGTTCAAAAATGGAGCGACTACGAAGATATCAAGCAGGAGCTTGAGGTTCTCAAGAGTATTGAGTTCTCCACAGGTGACGATGACGAAGTAAGAGAGCACCTTGAGGCAAAGGATGCGGAGGGCAATtctctcgagaagcttctcttgGCGCGAAACAAGAAGTTGGGCGATGAGTTGACGGTGCTACGTGTTTCGCATAACGATTTACAAAGTCGACTGGAGGATCTTCAAGAGGAGCTCTCAAAAACTAACGCCGAATTGGAGCGAGCCCAGAAGCTCAACCAGAAACTGGAGAGTGATTTGGAGACAATCCAGGAGGAGGGTGCCAACGCATTCCCATCTGGTGCATCTGTAGCTGGAACATATGTCACCCGGGCAATGGGCCGCAAGAGTGGCAGAATCTCGCCAACGTCGTCAATCATTAGTGGTATGGATCCCCGCATGGGAGGAGGCGAGCCCGGCGAACGAGTCTATGGAGGAGGCTCGGGCATGTTGCCCATGGTCACGGCCCAGCGAGACCgttataagaagaagaatgcagAACTTGAGGAAGAACTGTCAGATACGCACCGAACAGTCTCGCAGCTGCGCCAGGAAGTCGCAGCGCTTCAGAAAGACAACCTGAATCTCTACGAGAAGACAAGATATGTTTCAACATACAACCGAGGAGGCGGCGCAGCGACATCGTCGGCGTACGGGGCGAATCCAAACCCATCGACAGTGTCAATTGGCGAAACGGGCAATCCTGGCATCGCCATGGACCGATACCGCCAGGCATACGAGTCCAATATTTCTCCGTTTGCAGCTTTCCGTGGGCGAGAGTCTGCTCGAGCCTACAAACGGATGAGTCTACCAGAACGCGCAGTCTACTCATTGACACGCACAGTGCTTGCTTCGCGAACCAGCCGAAACTTGTTTGCTGCATACTGCGTAGCGCTCCATTTGCTGGTGTTTGTAACTTTGTATTGGCTCGGTTCGTCAGATGTCCAGCGGGTAACTCATCTTGAGTCCGCCGCGGCAGCGGCAGCTGGAGTTGCTGGGGGCTCACTTGGCAGTCCAATGGACGGAGCGCCTAAAGATCCTGCCAAGTAG
- a CDS encoding rRNA methyltransferase NOP1 → MAPFTPRGGGRGGRGGARGGRGGFGGDRGGFGGRGGARGGRGGGRGAPRGGPRGGGRGGPRGGRGGAGAGQRGGAKVIVEPHRHPGVFVVRGGKEDGLATRNTTPGESVYGEKRISVDESVQNDDGTTTTTKIEYRMWNPFRSKLCAAIAGGADEIYIKPGSRVLYLGGASGTSVSHVADIVGPTGYVYAVEFSSRSGRDLITMASKRPNVVPIVEDARQPARYRMIVPMVDVIFADVAQPDQARIVAMNANWFLKVGGGVLISIKANCIDSTAPAAEVFANEVQKMRAESIKPKFQLTLEPFERDHCLVAGEYQRYKS, encoded by the exons ATGGCTCCTTTCACTCCTCGAGGAGGCGGCCGTGGTGGTCGTGGCGGCGCTCGTGGAGGCCGCGGTGGTTTCGGTGGTGATCGCGGCGGCTTCGGTGGCCGTGGTGGTGCGCGCGGTGGACGAG GTGGTGGCCGTGGTGCTCCCCGTGGCGGTCCTCGCGGTGGTGGCCGAG GTGGTCCTCGCGGCGGTCGCGgcggtgctggtgctggccAGCGAGGCGGTGCCAAGGTCATTGTT GAGCCTCACCGTCACCCCGGCGTCTTCGTCGTCCGTGGTGGTAAGGAAGATGGTCTTGCTACCCGCAACACAACACCTGGCGAGTCTGTCTACGGCGAGAAGCGCATCTCTGTCGACGAGTCTGTCCAGAACGACGATGGCaccactaccaccaccaagatcgagTACCGCATGTGGAACCCTTTCCGAAGCAAGCTTTGCGCTGCCATCGCCGGTGGTGCTGATGAGATCTACATCAAGCCCGGCTCTCGTGTCCTCTACCTTGGTGGTGCCTCCGGTACCTCCGTCTCTCACGTTGCTGACATTGTCGGTCCTACTGGCTACGTCTACGCCGTCGAGTTCTCTTCCCGATCCGGCCGtgatctcatcaccatggcCTCCAAGCGACCCAACGTTGTTCCCATTGTTGAGGACGCCCGTCAGCCTGCCCGTTACCGCATGATCGTCCCCATGGTCGATGTCATCTTTGCCGATGTTGCTCAGCCCGATCAGGCCCGTATTGTCGCCATGAACGCCAACTGGTTCCTCAAGGTCGGCGGTGGTgttctcatctccatcaaGGCCAACTGTATCGACAGCACTGCTCCCGCTGCTGAGGTCTTCGCCAACGAGGTCCAGAAGATGCGAGCTGAGTCCATCAAGCCCAAGTTCCAGCTTACCCTGG AACCCTTCGAGCGTGACCATTGTTTGGTTGCCGGTGAGTACCAGCGCTACAAGTCCTAG
- a CDS encoding cytochrome P450 — protein sequence MENVSSLAASPIGVDYQLPQFVSEGHCTGYYITITIFLIAIWFFLPKKQTSHLEIPFYKASKTKWIFDAETLIKDSYTKFRDRVYQIKATEGVQVIVPARLVGELKGLPEDILSATEAVSDALQSKYTKFSPGHNGELLALLVRTKLTQNLTRVVPLLKKELEHLLATEFPVCEDWTPVKWQPFSLRAVARLSGRAFVGPSINRDEKWMDTSINFAVHVFTACVKLQFIPEWARPVGQHLVSELRQIRKDIKTAKEMLKPILEERLRDMEFSNGGNAPDDMIQWLIEALPEEEKADLTTQAELQLIIAAASIHTTNNLLCECLCDLAAYPEVQEELREEAYRVLEVDNGWENKESMAKLKKLDSFMREVQRLSGNITSFIRKVMKPISLSDGTELPVGTKVLAPQAGIALDERYFPDPERFDAFRFYKLRQESAEASNRWQFTSLNDTYINFGAGKHACPGRFFASNEIKLVLAHLLINYDIRLKEGEDRPKAMSVVMAKAPSPDTELEFRRRSWAA from the exons ATGGAGAACGTATCAAGTCTTGCTGCCTCACCTATTGGTGTCGATTATCAGCTCCCCCAGTTCGTTAGTGAGGGTCATTGCACTGGATACTACATCACCATCACTATCTTCCTTATTGCAATCTGGTTCTTTCTTCCCAAGAAGCAGACATCTCATCTTGAGATACCCTTCTATAAGGCCTCAAAGACCAAATGGATATTCGACGCCGAAACATTAATCAAAGACAGCTACACAAAG TTTCGAGATCGAGTTTACCAGATCAAGGCTACTGAGGGAGTACAAGTCATAGTACCCGCCCGTCTCGTTGGTGAACTCAAGGGACTGCCAGAAGATATCCTCAGTGCAACAGAAGCCGTGTCAGAT GCACTTCAAAGCAAGTACACAAAATTCTCTCCAGGCCACAACGGTGAACTACTGGCGCTATTGGTCAGAACAAAACTCACACAGAACCTTACCCGAGTGGTACCTCTTCTCAAAAAGGAACTGGAGCATCTATTAGCCACTGAGTTCCCAGTCTGCGAAGACTGGACACCGGTGAAATGGCAACCCTTCAGTCTTCGTGCCGTGGCCCGTCTGAGTGGCAGAGCCTTCGTTGGACCATCCATCAACCGAGATGAGAAGTGGATGGACACTTCGATCAACTTTGCCGTTCATGTCTTTACAGCATGCGTCAAGCTCCAGTTCATCCCTGAGTGGGCTCGACCTGTGGGCCAGCATCTTGTCTCAGAGCTTCGCCAGATCCgcaaggatatcaagactGCCAAGGAAATGCTGAAACCAATCCTTGAAGAGCGACTCCGAGATATGGAGTTTTCCAACGGAGGAAATGCACCAGACGACATGATCCAATGGCTTATTGAAGCACTTCCAGAGGAGGAAAAGGCCGATCTCACAACCCAGGCAGAACTGCAGTTGATTATTGCAGCGGCTTCAATCCACACAACCAATAACCTGCTCTGCGAATGCCTTTGCGACCTAGCCGCATACCCCGAAGTACAGGAAGAACTTCGAGAAGAGGCGTATCGCGTTCTGGAAGTGGACAATGGATGGGAGAACAAGGAGAGCATggccaagctgaagaagctggacaGTTTCATGAGGGAGGTCCAGCGTCTCAGTGGAAACATTA CATCATTCATTCGCAAGGTCATGAAGCCCATCTCCCTTTCCGATGGCACCGAACTGCCAGTAGGCACCAAAGTCCTCGCTCCTCAAGCTGGCATCGCTCTCGACGAGCGCTATTTCCCCGACCCCGAACGCTTCGATGCCTTCCGCTTCTACAAGCTTCGACAAGAATCAGCAGAAGCCAGTAATCGATGGCAATTCACATCCCTCAACGACACATATATCAATTTCGGCGCAGGCAAGCATGCGTGCCCGGGCCGTTTCTTTGCCAGTAATGAGATCAAGCTTGTGCTGGCACATCTACTCATCAACTATGATATCCGCTTGAAAGAGGGCGAAGATAGACCAAAGGCCATGTCGGTGGTCATGGCTAAGGCTCCTTCTCCAGATACCGAACTGGAGTTTCGACGAAGATCGTGGGCAGCTTGA